DNA from Geobacter sulfurreducens PCA:
TGACGGCGTGATCCAGGCCTTCAACGCAGTCAATGCGCTGCGTCAGCAACTTCGGCAGGACGTGCGGGTCCACGGCATCATCCCCGAAGGGGGTGTCGCGCCGAATATCATCCCCGAGAGGGCATCGGCGTTTTTCTACGTGCGGGCCGACGACATGGCGGAACTGGAGCGGGTGAGGGAGCGGGTCATCGCCTGTGCCCGGGGTGCCGCCACCGCCACCGGCTGCAGGCTGGAGATCGAGGAGGACCCGCGAGTCATGGCCCCCCTCAAGGTGAATTACCGCTTTTCGGATCTCTATGCCGAACAGCTGGCGTATCTGGGGTTGGAGCTTTCCGAGAGCAGGCCCGACAGGAACAAGGGGTCGTCGGATATCGGCAACGTCTCCCAGATCATGCCGACCATCCATCCCCACGTTCCCATCGGAGAGGGGATCAATATTCACAGTGACGCCTTTGCCCGGGCCACGGTCTCGGCCCAAGGGAAAGCCGCCGTCGTGGAAGGGGCAACCGCCCTGGCCCTGACCGCTGCCGAACTGATCGCTCGCCCGGAGCTGCGGGAAGAGATCCTTTGCGAGTTTCGCCGCTGAGACCCCTGCAATCCCCTCATTCGCTCGCGCCTGGGGGAAAAAGGAAAAAGCCTCAAGGAACGGTCATTTTTTTGCCTTGCGGAAAAAAGATGGTATACCTTAATGAAAAATCGCTTGAGCCGGTGCCGGGACTGATATGAAGAGGAGCATCAAGCACATTTATCTGCTATCTGATGCCACGGGTGAAACCGTGGAGCGGGTCGTGCGCGCAGCCCTTTCCCAGTTCCGGGACGTTGAGGCGCGCTTCCACCGGGTAACGAGGATCAGGAGCCGCGAGGATGTGATCTGGGCGCTGGAGGAGGTGCTGCGCGAGCCGGGGATGGTCGTTTACACCCTGGTCGACACGGAGCTGGCCCAACTGCTGCGGGACGAGGCCGAAGCCCACGGGCTTGACGCGATCGACCTGATCAGCCCGCTCCTGTTCAAGCTGTCTGACTTCTTCGGCGAAGCACCCCAGAAGGAACCGGGGCTCCTCCACCAGATCAACTCCGAATACCACAAACGGGTCGATGCCGTCGACTTCACCGTGAAGCACGACGACGGCCAGGACCCGAGGGGGCTGGCTAAGGCGGATTTCATTCTGGTGGGGGTGTCGCGCTCGTCCAAGACGCCCCTCTCCATGTACCTGGCCCACAAGGGGTACAAGGTGGCCAACGTCCCCATCGTAAAGGGGATCGATCCGCCGCCGGAGCTCTACAAGGTGGACCAGAAACGGGTGGTAGGCCTGATCATCGATGCCGAGCGGCTCGTGCAGATCCGCACCGCCCGCCTGAGGAACCTGGGGCAGATGCCCAAAGGGAGCTATGCCGATTACGAACGGATCGAAGAGGAGCTGGAATTCTGCCGCAGGCTCTACCGACGCAATCCCCAGTGGCTGGTCATTGATGTGACGAAGAAGTCGGTGGAGGAGTCCGCGGCCGAGATCATACAAAAACTCGCTGGTTGAAGAACCCGTCCCGATGAGCGGAGACGGAGTTAAGAAAGGAGCGCTCAATGAAGGTTCTCGTGGTCGAAGATGAGAAGAAGGTGTCCAGCTTCATCAAGCGGGGGCTCGAGGAAGAGAAGTACGAGGTCGATGCCGCGTTCAACGGCGAGGAAGGGCTCAAGATGGCCCTGGACAAGGGCTACGATCTGATCGTTCTCGACGTGATGCTGCCCAAAAAGGATGGTCTCAGCGTGGTACGTGAGCTCCGGGAGCGCAAGAACAGCACACCGGTTCTGATGCTGACAGCCAAGGACTCGGTGGAGGATATCGTGGCCGGTCTCGATTCGGGTTCCGACGACTACCTGACCAAGCCCTTCGCTTTTGCTGAGCTTCTGGCCCGGGTCCGGGCCTTGGTGCGTCGCAGCGAGCAGGATCGCGGGGCAGAGATCCGCTTTGCTGATCTGCGGCTCGACCCGGTGACCCACAAGGTCTGGCGCAAGGACAAAGAGATCGACCTCACCGCCAAGGAGTATTCGCTGCTCGAGTACTTCATGCGGAACCCCAACCAGGTCCTTACCCGCACCATGATCGCCGAGCACGTGTGGGACTACACCTTTGACAGCTTCACCAATATCATTGACGTCTACGTCAACTACCTGCGCAAGAAGATCGACCGGGAGTCCGACAAGAAGCTCATCCACACCGTCCGCGGCGTGGGCTATATCCTGAAGGAGGAGGATTGATCGTTGTTTTTCAGGTCAATCCGCTTTTCGCTCACCCTTTGGTATGCGGTGACGCTCGCGGTCATTTTGGTTCTGTTCAGCTCGTTCATCTACCTGGTTCTGAGCAATCAGCTCAACAAGGGGATTGATCGTGAACTGCTGACCGTGGCCGAGGCCGTTGCAAGCCCGACTCTGGAGCCTTTCCGCCATGCCGCTCCGTCGGTCTTCGACCAGGTGCTCGAAGACTTCATCGGCACGCGCCTGACGGGCAAGCACGTCCAGGTGCTCGACGGCTCCGGCGCGGTTGCCGCCTCGTCCAAGAGCATGGAGGAACTGCGCATTCCTCTGGGCAAGACTGCGTTGCGTCGCGTTCAGGCCGGCAAGGTTTCCTATGAAACCAGGGTCAATCTGGACGTGTATCCGGTCCGCACCATCGTGTACCCCATCATGACCGACGGCCGGCTCGACCAGATCGTTCTGGTCGGAACGTCCATGCGGGGGCCGGCCGAGACCCTTGAAAAGGTCCAGCTGGTCTTTGCCGTCTCCATCCCCCTGGCTCTCATCCTGTGGAGCCTGGGCGGATGGTTCCTGGCGGGCAGGGCGCTGAAACCGGTTGACCTGATAACCCGCAGCGCCCGCAAGATTACTGCCGAAAACCTGGGACTGCGCCTGGAGGTCATCAATCCCCAGGACGAGATCGGCCGGCTCGCCACTACGTTCAACGATACCCTGGAACGCCTGGAAAACGCCTTCAACCGGATCAGGCAATTCACCGGTGACGTCTCCCACGAACTGCGGACGCCCCTCACCATCCTGCGCGGCGAAGCCGAGGTGGGGCTCAAGTGGGCCAAGGAGCCGGAGGAGTTTCGTGAGCTTCTGCGTAGCAATCTGGAAGAGATCAACCGGATGTCCAAGATCATCGAGACGCTCCTGGAACTCTCCCGGGTTGAGGGGGGAGTCAAGCTGGAGCTCGCCGATCTGGATCTGAGCGACCTTCTTGCCGAACTGGTTCAGCAGTCGCGCCTCATCGCACCGGACAAGAGTCTCCGCATCGCTTTCGTGGGGCAGGAGCCGGTTACCATCCTCGGCGACTGGCTTCGGCTGCGCCAGGTTTTCATGAACCTGCTGGACAATGCCGTCAAGTATACCCCTGCCGATGGGGAGATCTCCGTGGTGGTTGATACGACCGGTGACAGCGCCCGCGTGGCGATCATCGACAGCGGCCCGGGTATTCCTCCCGAAGATCTGCCGCACATCTTCGAGCGGTTCTACCGGGTCGACAAGGCCCGCAACCGGGCCGACGGCGGTTGCGGCTTGGGACTCTCCCTGGTCAAGACGTTCGTGGAGGCTCATGGCGGACGCATTGAGGTGGTGAGCGAAGCGGGCAAGGGGAGCATCTTCACGGTCCTGCTGCCGCGGGTCGTCGCAGGATGATCCCCATGGAACCGATTCTTGTTGTTGCCGCAACCCGGCAGGAGCTGACGCTGCTGATCCGAAGTCTCGGCGCCCGGGAGCGTGGAGGCGCCGGTCGCCGTCCCAGCTGGCTCGGCAAGGTGGGGTTGCTGCCGGTGGTCCTGGCCGAGACCGGCATCGGCAAAGTCAATACCGCGGCTGCCCTTGCCGCGCTGTTCGAGAACTTCATCCCCCGACTGGTGATCAATACCGGCTGCGCCGGCGCGTACACCGCGAGCGGTCTTCGGGTCGGCGACCTGGCCGTTGCCTCAGCCGAAATTTCCGGCGATGAGGGGGTCCTCACCCCCCAAGGGTGGGAAGGCCTCGATCTTATCGGTATCCCCGCCTTGGAGCGTAAAGGGGTGCGCTACTTCAACGAGTTTCCACTTTCTCTCCATCCCGCCGAGCAGGCGGTCCAACTGGCCACGGCCCTCGGCATCCCGCTCCGCCGGGGGAAGTTCGTCACCGTCTCGACCTGCAGCGGCATCACGGCCCGCGGCGACGAACTGGCCAGCCGCTTCGATGCAATCTGCGAAAACATGGAGGGGGCCGCCATGGCCCAGGTCGCCTTGGACTACGGTGTCGACTGCCTGGAGGTACGGGGGGTCAGCAACATGGTGGAAGACCGTGACCTCTCCCGCTGGAACCTGCCCCTGGCCGTGGAAAAGGCCCAGCGTTTCATTATCAAATATCTCGAAACCTGCGGGGAGGAGCAGTGATGGACGCGCTCTCGCTCGGCTTTTCGCCCTGTCCCAACGATACGTTCATCTTCTATGGCCTGATCCACGGACGTGTGCCGACCAGCGGACTTACCTTCCGGGAGAGGCTCGAAGATGTGGAAACCCTGAACGGTCTTGCCCTGGCGGGAGCTCTGGATATTTGCAAAGTTTCCTACCATGCCCTCGGCTATCTGCGCGACCGTTACTGTCTTCTCCGCTCGGGAGGGGCGCTGGGGCGCGGCTGCGGTCCCTTGGTGGTGGCGCGGGGGGGGGCAACCCTCGCCGACCTGAGGGGGAAGCCCGTGGCCGTGCCGGGGCGTTTCACTACGGCCGCACTGCTGCTGCGCCTTGCGGACCCCGCCATCGACACCCTCGTGTACATGCCGTTCCACGAGATCATGGGGGCCGTGGCGCGGGGCGAGGTGGCTGCGGGGGTCATCATTCACGAATCGCGCTTTACCTTCCGCGACTACGGGCTCACCCAGCTTCTGGACCTGGGGGAGTGGTGGGAGGGGGAAACCGGCTGCCCCATCCCCTTGGGCGGGATCGTTGCCCGACGCGACCTGGGCGTGGAGACCATCATCGCCGTGGAGCAGGCGCTACGGTCGAGCGTGGCGTTTGCCCAAGCAAACCCCGGCGAGGCGAAGGCTTACATTCGCGCCCATTCCCAGGAGATGAGCGACGAAGTCTGCGCCGCCCACATCGACCTCTATGTGAATGATTTTTCCCTGCAACTGGGGCCCGAAGGGGAGGCAGCCGTGATTGAGCTCTTTTCCAGGGCCGAGGCTGCAGGGGTGATCCCTCCGTCGGACGTGCTACTGTTTCCCTCTCTCTAACTGTTTGAATTTAAAAGGTATTGCGTGGAGCCGCCCTTCTTTGGGCTTGACCTCGTCCCCTTGGTTGTGCTATAGGAGTGCCTCGCCCAGAAGGAGGTGCCTATGGTATCTGCACTCCGGAAAGGGCGTCTGGCCATCTTGATCATTCTCTGCCAGGCGTTCTTCCAGATCCAGACACTGTCCTTGCAAGCAGAGGAAATTGCAGCAAAGGAAACATCCGACAAAGAGGCCGCAATTGCGGCCGCGGCCGACGAAGGGGTCACGGGGACCGCTTCGTACTACGCCAAGCGCTATCACGGAAGAAGAACGACATCGGGGAAGCGGTACGATCCGAAGAAGCTTACCGCCGCACACCCCACCCTCCCTCTCGGTACCAAGGTCAAGGTGGTTAACCTGACCAACGACCGTGAGGTGACGGTCACCATAACCGATCGCTGCCGGAAGAGGGTGAACCATTTCATCGACCTCTCCCGGGAAGCGGCCAGGAGGCTTGGATTCCTCGGCAAAGGGGTGACGCAGGTGCGAATCATCACCCTCGACGAAACCGCATCCTGAAACAACACATTTTGGGCGAAACAGGGAATAGGGCCGGCAGCGATGTCGGCCCTATTCTTTTGTGGAGAGGCCGGCCGGTTTACGGCTGCGTCGAAGCCCCAGGAAGGCGGGAAGAGACACCAGGGCGAAGAAGGCCGTGGCGCCGATGCCGAAGTTGGTGGCCCAGCCGATGGACGACATGGCACCATAGTCGGTAAAGGCCAGAGAGCCAAACCCGGCGACGGTGGTGAGGGCGGAAAGGAGTACCGCCCGACCCGCCTGGACATAGCGGTCGCCTGCTTCGCTGCCATCTCCCTCGCGCAACCGGTGGTAGACGTGGAGCCCATAGTCGCTTCCCATGCCGAGGATGGTGACCAGGACCATGGCGTTCATGAAGTTGATCTTCATACCGGTGACGGCCATGAGACCGAGCATGGAGATCACCCCTGCAACGACCGGCAGGAGCGATGCTGCGATGCCGGCCAGGGATTCGAAGTGGACCACCAGGAGAAAGAGGATCAGGACTCCGCCGATGGCGAAGCCCTCCAGAAAGCTTCCCCGAACCGATTCTGCCAGCTGGCGGCTTATGAGGTCGGGACCCGTGGCCCGCGCGCCGGGGGCCACGGCTTCCAGCTGGGCCAGGAAGCGCTCCTGGGGAAAGGCATCGCCTCGATAGTGGAGGGTGAGGAGAAGGTGCCAGCGTCCGTTTCGCTCCACCAGGAACCGATCCACCATGCTGCCGAGGGGAGATCCCCTGAGAAGTGCCACCGCCTCTGCTGTTGGAACCGGTCCGGCCGAGGAGAGCCGACCGAGGCCGGAGACGGCTTCGGGGAACATGGCCGCGTCGAAGTCTGCCCGTTCAAGCGCAAGTCCCAATTCTCTGCCCGCTTCGCGCACTGCCGACCGCTTCTGGAGCCGTTCCAGCACCTGCTGCTGTTCCCCTGCACCATTCATGACGCTGCCGAGCCAGGTTATGGCCACCACTTCCCGGCGTTGCCGGTACCCCTCGGCCAGAGCCGCAACCTCTCCGCCCTTTCGCATCACGTCGGAAAGGTCGCTCCCTTCCACCGCGACCACCATCTGCCGCGGGGAAATGCTCAGGTGTCGCTCGATCCGTTCCTGGGTCAGGAACGCTTCCGAGTGCCGCGGCTGCAGGTTCTTCAGGTCCCCTTCGAAGGAGATGGAAAAGGCGGTCAGGGTCAGTCCGGCAGCGGTGGCCAGGGAAATGAATGCGATGGTTCGGGGCCCTCGTTGGGTAAGGCGCCAGAGGCGGGCCAGCCCCAGGCTCGGGAGAGGGTTATGGCGTACGTCGGGAGCACGCCGCTCGGCAAAGATGAGAAGCGGCGGCAGGAAAAAGAAGGTGGCATAGAGGGAGTAGAGGACACCCAGCCCCACCAGGAGTCCCAGTTCGGAGAGCGCCCGTACGTCTGAAATCACCAGGGCCAGGAAGGGGAATGCCGTGGTGGTGGCGGCTGTGAAGACGCCGTGGCCGGTGTCGACCACGGCGAGCCGCAGTGACTCTTCGGTGTTGCGACCCGCACTTCGTTCCGTACGGTAGCGGTCGTAGAGGTGAATGGAGTAGTCGGTGCCGAGCCCGATGATGAGCGCCGTGAAAGCAAAGGATATGATGTGGACCGACGGCAGGAGGAGCCCTGCCGTGCCCAGGGCCATGACCGTGCCGAAGGCGATGATGACGGGGATGAGAATGGTCGGCAGCACCCGGCGGTAGGTCATGAAGAAGAGCCCGAGAACCACCGCCAGGGATGATGCGATGCAGGCGAGAATGTTACGCTTCATGACCGCTTCATCAATGACCGCCGAGAGATGGGCTCCGGCGCAGGAAACCGAAACCCCCGGTCCCACGGCGGCCCGTGCCTCGTTGATACCCGCCACGAGCTTGCGGGCGAATTCCATGTCCTGTACCGGCCGGGCCGGCTCCGCTATCATGACGAGGAGCTGTCCGTCTCGGGAGAGAAAGTAGGGGGACTCCGGATCCAGGTCCAGCGCCTGACTTGCCGACTGGAGACGCGGCAGGATCAATTCGCGGAGGGCCAAGGGGTCGGCGGCCACCAGATCCCGGCTCCCCACCCCTCCTCCGGCGGCCAGTTCCGCCGTGGCGCGTCGCAATGCCGCATCCATGCGGGAAGCATCCAGGCGGTTTGTGAACTCGTCCGCCTGATCAGGGGAGAGAAAGAGATGGGGCAGCGTTACAGCCCGCCCGACAAAGGCTGCGAAGTCAGGCAGATCGGCGGATTCCACCACCCGGTAGGAGACCGAGCGAAGGGCGGGTTCGCCGTCCACCCGCAGGGCGCGAAGCCGTGCGGCCAGGACTTCTGCCTCGGCGGGGAGCCGTTCACGGTTCCCTTCAAGGAGAAGGTACGCCTCGCCGGCGCTGCCGGTCCACTCAAGGGTATCCAGGAAGAGGCGAAGTGCCCCCCGGTCGGTGGGGAAAAGTTTGAATATGTCCGCTTCGAAGCGGATGCCGGAGATAGATGTGATTGCCAGGCAGAGGGCCAGAAGTGAGCCGGCCAGGGTCGCCCGGGGATGATGCCAGGTGACCCTGAAGAGCCATGCCAGGTGCCGGCCGATGGCTGAATGAACAAATGCGACGATGCGCCGCATTTAAAGCCCCTTCAGGTTAGCCAGCGGCATGACCGTCACCCCCTCCAGGGTGGGGGTGAGCGCTGCATCGTCAAGGGGAGCGTTCACCTCCGGCTCGTCGAAGGTTATCTTCACCCGCACACCGTGGCTGTCGCTGAACTCGACCAGGGCGGGAAACGGCACCCCTTCCAGGGAGCGGTAGTTCCGGTAAATCACCTCGCCCCGTGCCGACCGCTTGCGCTCCAGAAGTCCGTCGGGGCCATAGGTGGCGAGGGTGACGCCGCCGTCGTCCGACTGCTCTTCGGTCCGCCCGGCCGCCTCGGGGCGGTAGAGGGGGGAACCTTCCACCACCCACTGCATCATGCGCCACCCCTGGAGCCCTCCCTTGGCCGGCAGGTCGGCGAAGGTTCCCACGTAGGCCTGCCCTTTGGAGGGGAGCAGGATAGTGATCCGCTCGCCGGCGGCGAAAAATTCCAGGGCCGTGGTGCCGAAGGGGGTGAGCATGACCATGTGGAAGCGGTCGGGACGGCGATAGAGGAGATAGCCGTTGCCGCCGGTGCTCCCGTCGGGCGTTTTAACCGAAAGTGAGACCGTGGCGGCCAGGGTTTCCACCCTGGCCCCCGGTTCGAGAGGCACCTGGGGCTGCGGCACCGTGGCACAACCGGCCGCAAGGGCGACGGCAAGGATGAGGAACAGGGCGAGTCGTCTCATGGCGGCAGTGCCCTCACTCTATCCTGAAGTCGCGGTCGGTGAGCCCCACGTTGCGGCGGACATTGCGGAAGGAGATGACGGTCCGGTCGCGGTTCTGCTCTTCGATGATCACGCGTCTCAGTTTCCCGTCGGCGGCGAGGATGACCTGAAGGTTCTTCACTCCCCGTCCCTGGGAGGGGGCTATGGAAATAGTGACGGCGTCGCCGTTTCGCTCCGCCTGGACGGCGACCCCGTCGGGGAGCGAGGTGACCGGGTTTTCCATGAGCGCAAACCAGCGGGCAAGCCCTTCGTCAGGAGGGAGTACGATCTTCTGCCGGACTCCGTCGGCGGGGAGCAGGGTGGAGATGACGTTGTCCCGCAGCAACACCCGGCTGGCGTGGGGAGGATTGAGTTCCATCATGAAGCTGTCGGGCTTGCGGAAACGGACCATTCCGTTCGTCACCAGCTTTTTTTTCATAAGGGCGATCTGCTTTTCCTGCGTGATCTCGGCGGTGAAGTCATTGACCCCGGCGAAGGCCGAGCGGAGGAGTTCGAGCCCTTCCCGCGGAGAGATCCGTGCTGCCTGGCCGGGCGCGGGGACGGCCAGCGCCAGGACTGCCAACGCGAGCAGAATGCGTGCGAGGCGGCTTGTCGTCATCAGAGGTTTCCTACCTTGAGGGTTATTGTGGCGGAGGCGGCCGGGCGCCCGTCGGCCGTCACCTCGCCCGCGATCAGGTGGAGGGGGCCGAAAGATTTTACGACCGTCACGGAGACGGTCAAGGTATCTCCCGCTTCCACCGTGCCGTGAAAGTCAGCGTGGTCAACGGCTGCAAGGATGCCGCCGCCGTTTGTGTCGTCCGCCGCGGCGATGCCGCCCAGCTGGGCCATGGCCTCCAGCAGGAGCAGGGAGGACCATCCCCGCGTACCGGCGGCGGTCGTCCGCATGAGGGCCGTGGCCGATCGGCCGGGCTCCTTGGCGATTATACGGTCGAGGACGAGAAAAGGATAGCGATGGGGCAGGAAGTCCCACGGAGCGGGGCTATGCACGCATACCCCCGGTGACGTCGATGGCGTGGTACGGTCCTTCGGGCGACGCTGCCAGGTGGAGCCCCCGGGCACCTTCGGGGAGGACCAGCAGGAGCGAGGCCAGGGCAAGCCCCCCCATGGCCAGGGATCGTCCGATAAGGTTGCCCGATTCCAAAGTCGGCACGGCAGGGAGTGGAGCGATGAGGGCTGTGATGTCGGCTGCGATTCCCGAGAGCGACACCAGGGCCGGTGCCGCGGGTGGCATGAGTCGGTCGACCGTCTCCTGTTCCCGGCCGGCGGGCAGCATGCCCACCGTTCGCAGTCCCGTGATTCGGCCCCGCAGCCTGGCGGCGCGTCGTTCCGCATGGTCTCGCCGCTCAAGGACCAGGATGCCGCACCCCTCGCTGAAGGAGCGGGCATAGGTCCGCAACTGGCCCACGGCCTGGAAGCCGGCCATCATCAGCGGGGTCAGCTCATCCACTCCGCCCGCCAGCATCACGTCGGCCCGCCCTTCCTCCAGGAAACGACAGGCCATCTGGATAGCAGCCTCTGCGGAGCAGAAGCGCTGTACTTGGGTCACGTTGGGCCCCTTGAGGCCATGCTCGATGGAGGCGTTGCTGGCGGCGGCATTGGCAACGGTATTGGGGAAGAGCATGGGCACGAGCCCTTCCACGCCCCTGGAGAAGTAGCCGCCCAGAAACTCCACGGAATTGGCGATGCCGCCGAAGCCGCAGCCCAGGGCGATGCCGATGCGTGTGGGATCGCCCCCCTTCGGGTCGATGCCGGCATCGGCCAGGGCCATGCCTGCGGCCACAGTGGCCAGAAGGCTGCACCGGTCGAACTTTCGGGCCTTGAGGGGAGGCATGAAATCGGCGGCCCTGAAGCCATCCGCCTTGCCCCAGAGATATCCGTCTTCACCGAGGACTTCAACGGGGACGGGGGTGAGGCGGCATTGACGCTGTGCCACCGTTTCCCGCAACGGTTCGATTCCCACCCCGGCGGCGGAGATGGCGGCGAGGCCGGTGACGGCTATGTCCATTGACGGGATGCTCATCGTCCGATCACCACCGAGGTAACGTTGCCGCCAAAGGCAAAGGAATTGGAGAGGGCGACGGTTGCCGAGCTCTCCCGTGGGCCGTCGTGGCAGTAGTCCAGGTCGCACTCCGGATCGCTCCCCCGGAAGTTGAGGGTCCGGGGGATAATCCCTGCCCCCAGGGCCGTTACGGTGGCGACGATTTCGATGGAGCCGGCGGCGCCCAGGCAGTGGCCGGTCATCCCCTTGGTGGAGACCAGGGGGACGTGCTGCACGTCAGCGCCGAACACGAGTTTCATGGCCTTGCTTTCCACCACGTCGTTGAGGGGAGTGCCGGTGCCGTGGGCGTTAACCCAGCCGATTTCGCCGGCAGAAACCCCTGCATTGTCGAGGGCGGCCCGCATTACCCGGGCCGCTTCCGATCCGGATGGCTCCGGTGCGGTCATGTGATGGGCCTCGCCGGCCAAGGCATAGCCCAGAACGCGGCCGTAGATGCGAGCGCCCCTGCTGCGTGCCGTCTCCTCCCGTTCCAGGACCACGAAGGCCGCCCCTTCGCCGAGGGATATTCCCTGGCGGCCCAGGCTGAAGGGGGAGCAGGGCTCGGGATCGACGACCCGCAGAGAGTTGAATCCGGCATAGGTGAGGATGGAGAGCGTGTCGCTTCCGCCGCAGAGGCAGGCGTCGAGCTGACCTGTGGCGATGAGGTCGGCACCCCAGCCGATAGCCGTGGCCGACGAGGAGCAGGCGGTAGTGATGCTTCCCTGGTAGCCCCAGAGGCCGAAGCGCTCCGCCAGGGCGGTGGTGGTCCGGTCCGGCAGGATGCAACGCAGGTCGCCCGGCCTTCCCTTCCCGCCCGCAAGACGGTCACGGAGCCAGGCCTCGCCGTGGATCATCCCCGATGCACCGGCCCCCACGCAGATCCCCACGGTAAAGGGGTCGTAGTGTTCCCTTGCGCCGCTCATGCCGAGGGCCTCCGCGGCTGCAACGGCGGCGAACTGGTCGGTGCGGGAAAGCCGCCGGGCGTCGGCCCGGTCAAAGTAGTCCAGGGGGGAGTAGTCGCGCACCTGGGCTCCGATGTGGGAAGGGAAGGGAGAGACGTCGAAAAGATCCACCGGACCGATGCCGCAGCGTCCGTGCAGCAGGGCGTCGGTGAAGGATGCCAGGTCTTTGCCGGCCGCGCAGAAGATGCCGAGACCGGTTATGGCGATGCGGGTTTTGTCCATCGTGATTCGTTCGAACGGCTCGAAGTGCCGGGCAAGGCTCTTTAGTGGATAACTGCCATATGGTGATATTGTAGCCGGACGGTCCGGCGAAGGCAAAGAAAAGTTGCCGGTCTTCGACAGTGTTGCGTGGCCCGTCAGAGGATTCCGCCGTCGACCACGAGGCACTGGCCGGTTATGTAGGATGCCCGGTCCGAGGCCAGGAAGGCCACTGCTTCGGCCACTTCCTCCGGGCGCCCGGTGCGGCCGAGGATGCTGCTACCCACGATCCGATCGACCATCTCCCGCTTCATGCCGGCAATCATCTCCGTTTCGATGAGTCCCGGCGCCACGGCGTTCACCCTGATGCCGAGAGGGCCCACTTCCCGGGCCAGAGATTTGGTGAAACTGACCGCGGCCCCCTTGGTTGCGGCGTAGTTGGTCTGCCCGGCAGTGCCGGCAAAGGCCGATACGGAAGAGAGGTTGATGATGGCGCCCCTTCGTCTGGCGAGCATCTTCCGTACCCCCCACTTGCAGCAGTGGAAGAGGGGAGAGAGGTTGGCCCGCATGACCGCATCCCAGTCGTCCTCGGCCATCATGGCCAGGTAGCCGTCCCGGATGATCCCCGCGTTGTTCACGAGGACGTGGAGGGTGCCGCTCTCCCCGCTCGCCGCGTCGATGACGGCCATGGCCCCCTCTGCCGTGCCCACGTCCGCCCGTATCACGGCAATGGAGCCGGGCAGCCCCGCCGCCTCGGCTTCCAGGGCGCGGGCCGCCTCATCGTCGGCGCGGTAGGCGGCGGTCACCAGTGCCCCTTGCCGGGCGAAGTGAAGGGAAATGGCCCGGCCGATCCCGCGGGTCCCTCCGGTGACGACCACGATGCTATCCTTAAATTCCATGGGATTGTCTCTCCTGTAGGTGGCGGGCGATGCCCCGTGTGATGGCTGTCAACGGCCCGAGGGAGCGCCTGCTCCGTCACCGCTCGTCATGAAGCGCCTGATCCGTTCGTCGGTGGCCGGGTGGGTGGAGAAGTAGTCGCTGAGCGAACGCTCTTTCTTCCGGTCCTCTCCTTCCCCGGCTCTGCGCTGGTGATCCTGTTCGAGCCGGGCCAGGATATCTGCGTACCGGGAAAGCGGTATTCTTTTGCCGTGGAGATATTCGACCGCCGCGTCGTCGGCCTCCACCTCAAACTCGCGGGAGAACCGGGCGTCGACCAGAGCCGTGGGGAGCCCTGCCGACAGGGATGTCACCGAGGTGATGTCGCCGGTGATGGTTGCCAGCAGAAGTCCCGTAGCGGAATTCTGGAGAACGTGGCGCAGGGCGTGGCGGTTGCGTAC
Protein-coding regions in this window:
- a CDS encoding septal ring lytic transglycosylase RlpA family protein, coding for MVSALRKGRLAILIILCQAFFQIQTLSLQAEEIAAKETSDKEAAIAAAADEGVTGTASYYAKRYHGRRTTSGKRYDPKKLTAAHPTLPLGTKVKVVNLTNDREVTVTITDRCRKRVNHFIDLSREAARRLGFLGKGVTQVRIITLDETAS
- a CDS encoding 1,4-dihydroxy-6-naphthoate synthase, with the protein product MDALSLGFSPCPNDTFIFYGLIHGRVPTSGLTFRERLEDVETLNGLALAGALDICKVSYHALGYLRDRYCLLRSGGALGRGCGPLVVARGGATLADLRGKPVAVPGRFTTAALLLRLADPAIDTLVYMPFHEIMGAVARGEVAAGVIIHESRFTFRDYGLTQLLDLGEWWEGETGCPIPLGGIVARRDLGVETIIAVEQALRSSVAFAQANPGEAKAYIRAHSQEMSDEVCAAHIDLYVNDFSLQLGPEGEAAVIELFSRAEAAGVIPPSDVLLFPSL
- the mqnB gene encoding futalosine hydrolase, which produces MEPILVVAATRQELTLLIRSLGARERGGAGRRPSWLGKVGLLPVVLAETGIGKVNTAAALAALFENFIPRLVINTGCAGAYTASGLRVGDLAVASAEISGDEGVLTPQGWEGLDLIGIPALERKGVRYFNEFPLSLHPAEQAVQLATALGIPLRRGKFVTVSTCSGITARGDELASRFDAICENMEGAAMAQVALDYGVDCLEVRGVSNMVEDRDLSRWNLPLAVEKAQRFIIKYLETCGEEQ
- a CDS encoding M20 family metallopeptidase encodes the protein MDLEQIKQELVAFVDARRDDFIHVSEELFHNPETGLNEVRSAALLADRLEAEGFRVARGVAGLPTAFRADSGEKGPTVGIIAEMDALPGLGHACGHNVIAAAALGAAIALRRVLPADAARLVVLGTPAEEIGVGKVEMIRHGIFDDVEFAMMVHPSSRRYVIKHYLGLAKIRFVFLGKPAHAAAYPEEGINALDGVIQAFNAVNALRQQLRQDVRVHGIIPEGGVAPNIIPERASAFFYVRADDMAELERVRERVIACARGAATATGCRLEIEEDPRVMAPLKVNYRFSDLYAEQLAYLGLELSESRPDRNKGSSDIGNVSQIMPTIHPHVPIGEGINIHSDAFARATVSAQGKAAVVEGATALALTAAELIARPELREEILCEFRR
- a CDS encoding sensor histidine kinase translates to MFFRSIRFSLTLWYAVTLAVILVLFSSFIYLVLSNQLNKGIDRELLTVAEAVASPTLEPFRHAAPSVFDQVLEDFIGTRLTGKHVQVLDGSGAVAASSKSMEELRIPLGKTALRRVQAGKVSYETRVNLDVYPVRTIVYPIMTDGRLDQIVLVGTSMRGPAETLEKVQLVFAVSIPLALILWSLGGWFLAGRALKPVDLITRSARKITAENLGLRLEVINPQDEIGRLATTFNDTLERLENAFNRIRQFTGDVSHELRTPLTILRGEAEVGLKWAKEPEEFRELLRSNLEEINRMSKIIETLLELSRVEGGVKLELADLDLSDLLAELVQQSRLIAPDKSLRIAFVGQEPVTILGDWLRLRQVFMNLLDNAVKYTPADGEISVVVDTTGDSARVAIIDSGPGIPPEDLPHIFERFYRVDKARNRADGGCGLGLSLVKTFVEAHGGRIEVVSEAGKGSIFTVLLPRVVAG
- a CDS encoding response regulator; protein product: MKVLVVEDEKKVSSFIKRGLEEEKYEVDAAFNGEEGLKMALDKGYDLIVLDVMLPKKDGLSVVRELRERKNSTPVLMLTAKDSVEDIVAGLDSGSDDYLTKPFAFAELLARVRALVRRSEQDRGAEIRFADLRLDPVTHKVWRKDKEIDLTAKEYSLLEYFMRNPNQVLTRTMIAEHVWDYTFDSFTNIIDVYVNYLRKKIDRESDKKLIHTVRGVGYILKEED
- a CDS encoding pyruvate, water dikinase regulatory protein, whose product is MKRSIKHIYLLSDATGETVERVVRAALSQFRDVEARFHRVTRIRSREDVIWALEEVLREPGMVVYTLVDTELAQLLRDEAEAHGLDAIDLISPLLFKLSDFFGEAPQKEPGLLHQINSEYHKRVDAVDFTVKHDDGQDPRGLAKADFILVGVSRSSKTPLSMYLAHKGYKVANVPIVKGIDPPPELYKVDQKRVVGLIIDAERLVQIRTARLRNLGQMPKGSYADYERIEEELEFCRRLYRRNPQWLVIDVTKKSVEESAAEIIQKLAG